In Ostrea edulis chromosome 4, xbOstEdul1.1, whole genome shotgun sequence, a single window of DNA contains:
- the LOC130053885 gene encoding uncharacterized protein LOC130053885, whose product MADINQVSAKEICTTCAISDELAEEIVRTRREYGPFRYLRDLWRVEGMSNTAAGVLSSMYHINIDTSTQHSPTKNIYPRVSGTVSPRTRRKISQSRDERLQSRSTSHKGSDVERVESDEEKEMAYIVVKNVNGQEHNTLAKTAHVQKSPSGNKLYIKCEGIRGYRINGASRTSSETRAESNACTEQSNHLGNSKLYKTFYSPINSRRNRLRGEFSKTKFEFWNRIEEGWKDLELCEKRVPSAREKRTAKWIRSLPNKVEIDIQNSEPQAVQKVFVTSKQNFSQERLNIGHSRGQKYEKGKRPKGRKTADPGEVNAQNSFDSLETVAGTSEQTPSKRRKTRPSRDRNKKTGKIIDKKKTRRDHKKPSRDRRKKSDRKDEKKKKSRGHKTKTPDESFCIIL is encoded by the coding sequence ATGGCAGATATCAACCAAGTCTCCGCTAAAGAGATATGCACAACATGCGCCATATCCGATGAGCTGGCAGAGGAAATTGTTAGGACACGACGCGAATATGGTCCGTTCCGTTATTTACGGGACCTGTGGAGGGTTGAGGGCATGTCTAACACTGCAGCGGGAGTCCTGTCTTCAATGTATCACATCAACATTGACACCAGCACGCAGCATTCCCCAACAAAGAACATTTATCCCAGGGTTTCCGGGACAGTGTCACCAAGAACTAGGAGAAAGATTTCACAATCTAGAGACGAAAGACTTCAATCGCGCTCAACAAGTCACAAGGGTAGCGATGTGGAGAGGGTCGAGTCAGACGAGGAAAAAGAAATGGCATATATTGTCGTCAAAAACGTTAACGGCCAAGAGCACAACACTCTAGCAAAGACGGCTCACGTACAGAAATCTCCATCTGGtaacaaattatatatcaaaTGTGAGGGTATTAGGGGATATCGTATCAATGGCGCCAGCAGAACATCATCAGAGACAAGAGCAGAAAGCAATGCTTGCACGGAACAGAGTAATCATCTCGGAAATTCCAAACTTTATAAGACATTCTATTCCCCGATCAACTCCAGAAGAAACCGTCTTAGAGGCGAATTCTCGAAAACAAAATTCGAATTTTGGAATCGCATAGAGGAAGGCTGGAAGGATCTGGAATTGTGTGAGAAACGTGTGCCTTCAGCAAGAGAAAAGCGAACCGCAAAATGGATTCGTTCATTACCAAACAAGGTGGAAATAGATATACAAAACTCTGAACCACAAGCTGTCCAAAAAGTCTTTGTGACGAGCAAACAAAATTTTTCGCAAGAAAGACTCAACATCGGTCATTCTCGTGGTCAAAAATACGAAAAAGGTAAAAGACCTAAAGGCAGAAAAACGGCAGATCCAGGGGAGGTAAATGCGCAAAACTCTTTCGATTCACTCGAAACTGTTGCTGGGACAAGCGAACAGACGCCTTCAAAAAGACGTAAAACGCGTCCTTCTCGTGATAGGAATAAGAAGACTGGTAAAATAATCGACAAAAAGAAAACGCGTCGTGACCATAAAAAACCTTCTCGTGATCGTCGAAAGAAGAGCGATCGAAAagacgagaaaaagaaaaagtctCGTGGTCACAAAACAAAGACGCCTGATGAGAGTTTTTGTATTATATTGTAA
- the LOC125668779 gene encoding uncharacterized protein LOC125668779, with the protein MDGQGNLAEKCATFIFTKLEKVGENTKFVKFDRKGKADPTVPNDKRGIYLFFADLNGQRYPVYLGKTDTSFRTRFSQHDVINQYMHGDIDELFHDVKKDGEVCLGAMLIYLPLPMVIKLAESLFLCAFNFALNGMENVAPRTRITDLDQTPDNIIFKYFSPALDAMEKESKDIVKRLRS; encoded by the exons ATG GATGGACAGGGAAACCTTGCGGAAAAATGTGCAACATTTATCTTCACCAAACTTGAGAAAGTTGGcgaaaatacaaaatttgtcaaatttgacaGAAAAGGCAAAGCAGATCCTACAGTACCGAACGATAAGCGAGGGATTTACTTGTTTTTTGCCGATCTGAATGGACAACGTTACCCTGTCTACCTAGGGAAGACGGATACATCATTTAGAACACGATTTTCTCAACATGACGTcataaatcaatatatgcatgGTGACATCGACGAGCTGTTTCATGACGTAAAAAAAGATGGAGAAGTCTGCCTTGGCGCTATGCTGATATATCTACCGTTACCTATGGTCATCAAGCTTGCAGAAAGTCTGTTCCTCTGCGCATTCAACTTTGCGCTGAATGGAATGGAAAATGTAGCACCGAGGACTAGAATTACTGACTTAGATCAAACGCCCGATAACATCATCTTTAAATACTTTTCGCCTGCATTGGATGCAATGGAAAAGGAAAGCAAAGACATAGTGAAGAGACTGAGATCATAA